ATGTTGGATAGACTTTTCCAAGGTCGGACTGACTGTCGGATGTAAGTACCATTCCCTGTTGCAATTGTTTGGATACTGAAATCATGTAGCTTGGTTCGTTGTTGCCGACTTTTGCTTTGCCATTCTTCCCTGGTTCGTCATCTGGGAGCTGAACATGAAGCAGAAAGAAAAGATAACAGTTGCTTGTGGATTGAGCCTTGGAATCTTGTAAGAAACTCTTATCCAGAAGACGACGTTTTTAACTAAAAAGTCAGTGCTGGAATATGTGGCATTGTCCGAACAGTCGCCCTTGACGGACTTAATGCTAACGAGCACATCTGTGAGTATCCTGTATCTACTTTCAACACCAGCTCGCTAACTGTTTATAGATGATACGGTCGACATGCTCATTTGGTCCGCTACTGAAAGTACAGCCACAATAATGTGCTCTTCCATTCCTGTCCTACGCCCTCTCTATGTACGCTTCCGATACGGGAGTAAAGGCGATAGCTCTGGCGGCAACAGTAGTTATAAGCTTCCTATGTACGGCAATCACAGTGGCAAGAAGTATGGAACTGGCACACGGACAGAAGCGCCTGCTGGGCCGTCCCATCAAACAGTAATCGTTTACAATGCCAACAACGCCAGTGACGAGAGTATCCTACGCGATACAAAGACCCAAAATAATGGTGGCGGGATCAGAAGAACAGATGAGATATCAATCAGCTATGGAGAGATTTAAAGAGACGGTGAAAGATTTAATCATGTATCAATTCGTCACTTAATCACGAGACGTACTTGGTTCGGCCCTAAAATGGTCCTCCTTATAGACCTGTCATGGTGCCTGTTTCTCCGAGACATCGCGTGCAGAAATGATGGTCTTTACAATCTCTGCTGCTCGATCCAGGGCCGCCCCAAATCGATCTGCACTGTCAGCAGGGCTGACAAAACACACCTCGACCCTATCAACTATTAGTATGTATAATCATAGTTACCATTCAGAACCAAAGAGACTCACGAATCATCAAAAACAGTATAGCTCATCCACACAGACTCTGGATGCGGCATGGTGAAGCCCGGGTCTTCTGACAACTTCGTTTCCACCATGGTTTGCATAATCAGTTGTGGGTATCCCCTCTTCCAGACAGGATCAGAGAACAGCTCTGggatctcttcatctttttgATCTTGCGACATGACCTCAATCACATCCATAAGCCTGAAATAGTTACGACCCTCGGTTCCTTTGGCGATTTGGGCATTGCACTCGCGTGCGGCCTGCAGGAGTTTGAGACGAGCCTCTGCACGCGGCACGGCATCATCAAGAGCTGCATCGCAAAAGTCCATGACCGACTTGAGAACCACCTGCACGATCTCAGGGCGGCCGAGATGGAAGTGTGCAGTTGATACAGTCTCCCAACTGGCTGGCAAGTAGCCAAAGTAGAGTCGACTGGCCAATTGGATTGTCAGGTCAACAGTCGCTTTGATGGGTGCAGAGCTATCGAGCAAGAATGTTTTTCCAAAACCGTTGATAAAATGTGGGACGTATTGTTTTGTGGATGTGATGGCGAGGTAGTCTTGACGAAGAGTCCCGATGTGACTATCAATATCTTCTGTTGTCACCAACGAGATCTCCTTGAGAGCAGCCGAAGCAACAGTAGTGCTACCATTACTTGCTGCGCGCGCCTCAGGATCAAATGTGTTGATGGCATTCTGCAGTCTCTGTGAAAGCTGAGAAACCGTCATGAGATCAATCATGGAGTGCTCAAAGATAGTCGCCGAGCGTCCATTTGCAGTCACAATGATCTGAGTACATTTATCGTGCCAGCGGTTGAATGAGTCGCCGATATAACCATCACGAACCCGGTCTGCTCGCGTGACAGGGCTATTGTCATCAAGACACATGACGAATACAGAAGCTTCAATAGTTTCGAAATACGCTGCGTTCCTGCTGTCCAAAGCGAGAAGCTTCTGTCGATTCTACAATATGTCAGTCCCATTACAAGTTGAACTTGGCAAAAACACTTACCAATCCCCATGAATCACGGTTGTCGGTCGTCAACATACCAGCCCACGAGTTGTCATTCAAGTCCAAGTCAACGATTGCCTGATACGTTGCTTTGAGCATGCTGTATGAAGCACTTGCTTCAGATGAATGGAGAGGGACCTTGAAAAGATGTCCCTTTCGCAAAACTGCAACGTAGTCATTGTCCGGGTacttcatcatcttgtcACAATCGACGTTCGGCTCTCTCACGGCGTTGAATAACCAGGATAATGAATGTCCGCAATTGGCCCTGGTGCCAAGGAAATCGGGTTCCAGCCTCCCTGCGTCACGGTCGGCCTTAAATTCACACAAGGCTATAGTAAGAGCAGCCGCACGTTCTGCCTGGGTGTGAGGCTTCGGACTGTCAAAGTGTGTGCCCATAAAGTTTCCAAAAGGTGCTAGCGGGTAGCGGCGTTTGAGATGTAGGGCTTTGAGAAGTAGGTCGGCGATCCAGCTCTCCACGTTGGGATCATCAGCCTTGACGCGTAGCTCGTTGTAGAGTCTCCGACCAAGACTACCCGGTGCAGCTAGACCATGAGCTTTGCGACTAAGCTCCTCATATTCCTCTCGAGTATGAGAAAAGTGACCGACGCTGTTGAGAAGGTCCTTGACAGCTTCATCTAGATCGACGAGCGGATACCTAGGCAAGTCGCTGCATGTTCGGCAACAATAAAAGTCATGGTTGGTCTTTACCTTATCGCGTTGCGAAAGAGATGCCTCATCCACGACAGGAACATCCTCTTTCGGCTTCGAATGACGGATCTCATCAGGTATGAGTTTGGATCGCGAGGCGACTGTAGCCGTGAGAGCGGTGATGCTACCGGCACCGCTCAATTCCGATGTTTGCAAATTGACCTGGAATGTGCGAACCATCCAATTCTTCAGCTCAATGCTGACAAGGGAATCTAATCCGAGGGTAGCCAAAGACTGACCCACCCGaatctcctccacaggcCGGTCAAGGAAGACTGCAAACTTGGCGAGTGAAGCATCCTGTATCAGCTGTTCCGCCTCAGCCATAGTCTCGACACTAGCCAATGCCGAGGCAAAGTCAATCTTGTCAGTCTTGGTGGCACCActgtccttcttctccattgCGAGTGGTAGCTGATTGAAAACGGGATTGTCGAGCAAATACTCGTCGTTGGCTTCCACCATTGACTCGCGTGTGACCGCTTGGATTGATTGGTGCAAACCATCATTTCGAGCAACATCTGTCGCGATGTATTCGAAGTTGGAGAAGAATTCGTCAAAAGAGATATCCATGACACTGTTTTGACGGAGACTTGCCCTAATAGTACTGATTGCAGTCTCATTTTCGGAAGTCTCCAAAGCTCCGTGCGCGTCAATAGAGACGGCGCCGATATTGAGAGAGACATACTGAGTATGCGGGTGGTTGGCATGGGCGCGTGCAAAAGCATCTTGGAAGCCATTGCCGGCTGCATAATTGGATTGACCAGACTTGCCAATGACAGATACAATCGACGACAGGGCCACGAAGAAATCCAAGTCGGGGCTGGCAAAGTACTTGTCAAGATTGATGGTTCCAAAGATCTTTGGTTGCAATGGTATCTTCCATTCGTCAACTGTCATTTGAGAAAAGGTTCGATCCTAGACGAAGTCAGAATACAGTTTATGACATTGGTTAGATCAACTTACCCTCAGTGCCAAGGCTCCCTGTACCACTCCTCTGACAGGAGGTAGCGTACTGCAAAATGATACTGCTTCTCTCATCTGCTCTTCGTTGGTGATATCGCATCTCAGCAAGTGAAGCTTGGCGCCATATGCCTCCACTGCCGCCCTATGTTCAAGTCTTGTCTCCTCATCGATGGTGCGCCTAGAAAGGGAAACAATATGGCCGGCTCCACGAGCAGCAAAGAAGCGACAGATTCTTGAAGGTAGATCGCCAAGACCTCCCGCTACGATATAAGTCCCATCATTCCGGAGTCGAAGAGGTGTCGGCTTTGGTGGTAGACATTTGACTGTTGATGAAGGCTGCGCTGTCAGAACAACCTTGCCGATGTGTTTTCTTGCACTAATCAGGCGAAAGGCATCTTCCAGTTTCTCAATAGGATACGTGTTGATAGGATGTGCTGGTCGAAGTTTGTCTGACccaacaagatcaacgaTTTCACCAAGCATTTGGTATATCTGTTTGGGCTTTCGCGTAGCCAAAGTCATCAGATCAAAGGTATTGAATGTGATCGATTTTTG
This Fusarium poae strain DAOMC 252244 chromosome 3, whole genome shotgun sequence DNA region includes the following protein-coding sequences:
- a CDS encoding hypothetical protein (TransMembrane:7 (o12-33i45-64o91-116i123-145o173-191i203-222o242-261i)), which encodes MVSYYGGLGPMLNAVLWVQVVICLVFVALRIYTRSHILHSVGPDDYLVMIALVLQIIYSAFVTAGTKYGVGRRFNDIGNPDAYFKAVELEVYSQVAGIMLIGVGKCAVGIFLLRIVRNRFQKLFIWTFLAGTVGITLFASVVVVVQCDPVESTWDKRIPGTCWIDFSKVGLTVGSWFVVADFCFAILPWFVIWELNMKQKEKITVACGLSLGIFAGICGIVRTVALDGLNANEHIYDTVDMLIWSATESTATIMCSSIPVLRPLYVRFRYGSKGDSSGGNSSYKLPMYGNHSGKKYGTGTRTEAPAGPSHQTVIVYNANNASDESILRDTKTQNNGGGIRRTDEISISYGEI